The proteins below are encoded in one region of Nilaparvata lugens isolate BPH chromosome X, ASM1435652v1, whole genome shotgun sequence:
- the LOC111051134 gene encoding uncharacterized protein LOC111051134: protein MAVNVNQVGENNPPTTVCGWPINLFAPTVDIRGALIDRLRRMSVLFHGIVDYLDENTFRIDTTQTEVIDAQPTSSTRDDVEITIENDDSDSEVIDLSHLFEVPLDHPTLVTFNDYPEFFSPPGTPVSEVEIEEQEPVMINRNPNPVADEPIIIEEEEEEGSRCPRGCDPLVCFVMILVAGLAISPFLI from the coding sequence ATGGCCGTGAATGTGAATCAAGTCGGCGAAAATAACCCGCCAACTACGGTGTGTGGTTGGCCTATTAACTTATTTGCCCCAACGGTGGATATCAGGGGTGCGCTTATCGATAGATTACGAAGAATGTCAGTTCTCTTTCACGGTATAGTGGATTATTTGGATGAAAATACGTTCAGGATTGATACCACTCAAACCGAAGTTATTGACGCTCAACCAACGTCTTCGACTCGAGATGATGTTGAGATTACAATTGAAAACGATGATTCCGACAGCGAAGTGATAGATTTGTCACACCTCTTTGAAGTTCCATTGGACCATCCTACCCTCGTCACATTCAACGACTATCCAGAATTTTTCTCTCCGCCGGGGACTCCAGTTTCTGAGGTGGAGATTGAAGAGCAGGAGCCGGTGATGATTAATCGCAACCCGAACCCAGTGGCAGATGagccaataataattgaagaagaggaagaagaaggctCTAGATGTCCCAGGGGATGCGACCCATTGGTGTGCTTTGTCATGATCCTGGTTGCAGGATTAGCGATTTCACCGTTCCTGATATAA